The Sandaracinus amylolyticus genomic interval GCGCCCGACGCGAGCTCGTTCAGCCCGACGAGCATCACCTGATCGCCGTCCTCGAGCGCCGCGGCGAGCGCGAGCGCGGCGAGCGGCGCGAGGCGGCGTGGATCGCTGGCGTCCATCGAGCCCGAGTCGTCGAGCACGACGAGGTACTGCCCGTACGACGCGGACTGCGCGCGCGCGGCGCTCGGGATCAGCGCGAGCGCGAGGGCGAGCGACGCGAGGAGAGATCGGAGCACGGCGGCAGTGTAGTGCGAGCGCGGGCGGTCGAACCTATCATCGCGCGAGCCGGAGGGGGCAGCGATGGCGACGAAGAAGAAGAGCGAGCGCATGGCGCGCGTGGAGGTCGCGCTGAGCGCGGCGCAGAAGCGCGAGTACGAGGCGCTGGCGCGCGAGATCGAGGACGCGTCGCGCGACGAGATGCGCGGCTGGGATCGCAAGTGGGAGGCGGTCGGACGCATCCTCGCGAAGCAGCTCTGGGTCGCGGCGGGCGTGGGCTCGCCCGATCAGTGGATCGCGAAGGTGCTGAAGGAGTCGCGGCGCACCGTGTACCGCAACGTGAAGGTCGCGAGGTACGCGTCGCCCGACGACGAGAAGCGCTGGGGCTCGGCGCTGATCGACGCGGTGGTCGCGTACCTCGAGGCGAAGCACGGCGAGATCGACGGGCGGCTCCCGGTGCGCCTCGAAGCGGTGCGCATCCCGGTGGTGCGCGGCGGCGAGACGAAGCGGCTCGGGCTCGACGAGCTGACGCAGCGCGACGTGAACGCCGCGACGACCGCCCTGCGCCGGGGGAAGGACTCCGACCGCGCGCGCCCGAGCCCGATCGAGCAGGCGCTGGTGGAGGCGCTGAAGGGCGACGCATCGTTGCGCGCGATCCGGGTTCGGGTCGGTGATGGAGTCGTGTCGCTCGCGAACATCCCGCTCGCGCACTTCGACCTCGCGCTCCGGATCCTCCGCGAGGCCGACTGGGAGGGCGCACGGCCGATCGCGAAGAAGCGCACGTCGAAGGCGAGCAAGAAGAGCGCGCCCCGGCGACGCGCTGGCTGACGGGCGGCCGGTGCCAGCGCTGGCACTGGGAGTGCCAGCGCTGGCACTGCGAGTGCCAGCGCTGGCACCGGCGGGGACCGTTCCTCGTGCCGTCGGCACACGACGCATCGCGAGCGCCGCACGCGCGTACTACGGTCGGCCGCATGCGTCTCGCCGCTGGGATCGTGCTCGTGTGGATCGTGTCGGTCTCGTCGATCGCGGCGGCGCAGGGCGCCGCGACGCCGGCGGAGACGGCGTTCGTGTTCGACTGGCCCGCCGGCACCGACGCGACGGTCGTCGCCACGCGCGTCATCCAGAATCCGTTTCGCGGCTCGACCATCTCCTCCGAAGCGCGCTTCTCCCTGGCCGTCACGCGCGCCGCGGGAACGACGACGCTCACGTCGCGCGAGCTCGCGCTCGCGCCGATCCGCGAGCGCATGGCCGAGGCAGCGGGGCTCGGCAGCCTGGAGATGAGCATGGCCGCGACGCTCGTGACCGAGCCGCGCACGCTCCTGCCGCATCGCTGCGAAGTACGAACGCGACGCCGCTACGCGATCACCGTCGGCGGAGCGACGCGCCAGATGGAAGAGCTCGAGATCCGTACGTGGCGCTTCACGTACCGGCCCGGCAGCGCCGCGTGCTGAGCACGTCGCTCACTCGAGAAGCGTCACGACCGGTCCGAGCGCGCTCGCGATCGCGCGACGTCGCTCGTCGCGCAGCGGCTCGTCGTCCACGTCGCGCAGGCGCGCGATGCGGATCTCTTCCTGACGCGTCTGCCGCGCGACGCGCGCGAAGTAGTTGTTGAACGTGTAGAGCGGCACGCCTTCGACCTGCGGGATGCGCACCCGTCCGTCCTGCACCTCGATGCGCGTCCGCAGCCACACGCCGTCGCGCGTGCCCGGGAGCATCGTCGCGGGGTGCGCGCCCTCGACGTGCGGGCGCGTGACGCGGTAGCGCATGCCCTGGTTCGACAGCAGGTTGCCCAGCGAGTACGCGCAGAGCGCGTCGCCGCGCGGGGAAGGAAGTCGCTCGACGTCGTGCAGCACGTGCGGACCGTGCGCGAGGATCAGATCCGCGCCGTGCTCGACGAGGAAGCGCGCGCGACGTCGCTGCCCGCTGCTCGGGTGATCGAAGAAGTCGTGGCTCCAGTGCACCGAGACGACGAGCAGGTCGGCGTCCCGCCGCGCGCGCTCGAGCGCCGCGGCGACGACCTCGTCGTCCTCCCAGCGCGCGATCACGCTGACCGGCGCCTCGGAGCCCGGGCCCGAGTTGATGTGATCGGTCAGCGCGACGAACGCGACGCGCAGCCCGCCGCGCTCGATCACGTGCGCCGCGAGCGCGTCGTCCATCGTGGGGCCCGCGCCGATCGCGCCCATCCCCGCGCCGCGCACCGCCGCGATGGTGCGCGCGAGGCCGGTCGCGCGCTGATCGTACGCGTGGTTGTTCGCGACGCTGAGCACGTCGATCCCGGCGCGTGCGAGCGCGGGCGCGGCCTCGGGCGGCGCGCCGAGGATCGGCGGGCTGCCGGTCTCGGGCGGGCGCTCCATCGAGAGCGGCGTCTCGAGGTTCGCGAACGCGATCTCGTCGGGCGTGACGATCGAGCCGAGCGCGCCGAGCACCGAGTCCCAGCCGTGCTCGGCATATCCCGCCGACGCGATCACGCGCAGGTGCAGGAGGAGATCGCCGCTGCCTCCGATCGTCACCGCGCGCGCGGCCGAGCGCGACTGCGCGCTCGCCCAGCACGCGAGCGACGACGCGATCAAGAACGCGATCCACGAGCCTCGACGCAGCATCCCCCGACCCCCGACCTCGTCGTCACTCCATCGGCAGCGCCGCCTCGGTCGGCCCTTCGCCGATCGGCGCCGCGACCGAGAGCACCCGCACCTCGCCGCCCTCGCTCCACTGCGCGAGCGCGACGTCGATCTCGACCTGCGCGTCCATCCCGCGGCGCGGCAGCGGGCCCTCGTTCGACGCGTAGCCGCGCGCGCGCATGGTCGCGGTGCCGCTCGTCGCGTCGTACGCGAGGTCCTCGAGGCGCACCGAGATCTCACGCAGCAGATCGCCGTCGCGCTCCGCGTCGGGCCACATCGCGAGCTCGAAGCGCGTGATCCCCGCGACCCCGTGCGCGAGCCCGTCGGCGCCGTCGAGCGCGAGCGCCGTCTCGTCCGCGGTGGGCCCGCAGGGCGCGCCGCCCTCGAGCGGCAAGCTGCGCTCCGACGCGTAGCGGTACGCGACGCTACCGCGCGTGGGCGCGACGTCCGACGCGATCACGACGAAGCGCACCACCGCGCGCCGCCGCGCCACGCGCGACGCGAGATCGTGTCCTTCGTAGAGCACGGCGCGCTGCAGCTCGCCCGGCTCGAAGCGCGCGCGCACCCGCACCGCGAGCGTGTCGTCGTCGTCGCGCGTCGCGCTCACGATCTCGATCCCGAGCGCGCGCATCGCGAAGCCGCGATCGGCCGGCCACGCGGGCGGGTAGTCGCTGCCCTGCGGCAGATCGGTCGTGAGATCGAATCCGTCGATCGCGACCACGAGCTCGCTCGCGCCCGCGAGCCCGCTCGCCGCGAGATCGACGAGCCCGATCGCCTCGCCGGACGCCTCGCCCGACGCGAGCTCGACGGTCGCGCGGCCGCGCGCGGTGCGCGCCGTGGGCGCGCCTCCATCGGGCGCCGGCACGTCGCTCGCGGCGATCACCTGGTAGTCGAAGAGCGCGACGCCGACGTCGGGCATCACCGCGAGCGTGCCCGCGCTCGCCTCGCTCACGAGGGTCGCGCCGCGGATCGTCGCGCCGCTCGGGCAGCCCGCGGGCACGTTGTCGGTGAGGTCGAGCGAGATCGCCGCCTCCGCGAAGAACTGCGCCTGGCGCTGCCAGCGCAGCCCGAGCCCGCTCGGCACGATCCCGTCGGCGCAGAGATCGATCGAGCGCAGCGGGACCTGCGCGTCGAGCGGTCCTTCGCGCGGGCACAGCGCAGGGCCCGCATCGCGCGGCGGAGGCGGAGGCGAGGACGCGTCGATGCCGGCGTCGGCGTCGTCGCCCGGAGACTCGCCGCAGGCAGCGAGCAACAAGAGGATCGAGAAGATCGAACGGCGAAGAAGCACGCGCGCAGTGTAGAGGGCCGACCGAGGACGATCACGAGCTCGTGCGGTGGCGCGATCTCAGTCGAAGCGCTCGTAGGGATCACGCTGCGGGCGCGGCGGCGGTGCGCTCACCGTGGTGCTCGTCGCGGGCGTCGTCGTCGGCTCGGGATCGACGGTCTCGCGCGGTGCGCGCGGGCGCTCGCTGCCGCTCCGTCGCGCGACGCGCCGCTGGGGGACCAGCGTGACGGTCTGGGTCGAGGCCGCGCTCGCGAGCTCGACCGTCGCGCTCTCGTGGCCGTCGAGGCGCAGCTCGAGCGTGCCGTGCTCGCTCGCGCCGACGTCGAGCGCGTGCGGCGTGGTGCCGACGCGCGATCCGTCGCGCCACACCTCGGCGCCCGGCGGCTCGCTGTCGACGACGACGTGGCGCGTGGTCGTCGGCGTGACCGCGATCGCGGCGGGCGGCGGCGTGCTCGGCGCCGCGGGCTCGACGGTGCCGGTCTCGATCACGGCGAGCTCGGTCGCCCTCTCGATCGGCGGCGCGCCCGAGCCCGCCGACGCGACCATCACCACCGCGACCACCATCGCGACCGCGACGACGCCCGCGCCGATCGCGAGCGGGACGCGCGGCAGGTCCGCGACGCGCGGCACGAACATCGGGCGGCGCCCGCTCTCGAGCGCCGCCTTCGCCGCGTCGACGTCCGCGAGGACCGCGCCGAGCGCGCGCTCGAACTCGTCGGCGCTGGCGTAGCGATCCTCGGGATCCTTCTCCATCGCGCGCAGCACGACGCGCTCGAGGCTCGACGGGATCGGCCGGTCGGGCGCGGCGCGGCGAGGCGACTCCGGGCGATCGCGGATGTGCTTCGCCATGACGACGACCGCGTCCTCGTCGACGAACGGCGGGCGCCCCGTGAGCAGCTGGAAGAGCAGCACGCCGACGGAGTAGAGGTCGCTGCGGGGATCGAGCGCCTTCCCCTGCGCTTGCTCCGGCGACATGTAGCGCGGCGTCCCGAACACCGTGCCCGCCTGCGTCTCGAGCTGATCGATCTTCCCCTCTTCGCGCCAGACCTTGGCGATGCCGAAGTCGAGCACCTTCACGACGGGGATCGCGTGGCCCTCGATGCGCGCGAGGAAGATGTTGTCGGGCTTGAGGTCGCGATGGACGATGCCCTTGCTGTGCGCTTCGTGCAGTGAGCGCAGGATCTCCTGCACGAACGAGATCGCTTCGCGCACGTCGAGCACGCCCTCGCGATCGAGGCGCGCGGTGAGCAGCTCGCCCTCGAGCAGCTCCATCGCGAGGAAGAGGTGGCCCGTCGCGGGGTCCTCGCCGAAGTCGAACACCCGCACCGTGTTCGGGTGCAGGAGCATGCTCATGGCCTTCGCCTCGCGATGGAAGCGGGCGACGGTCTCGCGCTCGATCACGAGCTCGCGCTTGAGCACTTTCAGCGCGACCTGACGCGAGAGCCCGGCTTGCTCGGCGCGATAGACGGTGCCCATCCCGCCGGTGCCGACGCGCGCGACGATGCGGAAGCGCCCGGCGAGCGTGGCGCCGATCAGCGGGTCCGAGCGCTCGGCGGCGAACTGTGCGGCGTCGACCAGCGGCGTGCCGTCCCGCGGGCACGTGCTCTGCGTTCCTCGCGTCGGATACGCGCTCTTGCAGGTGGGACAGATCCGCATCGGGAGCCCCGGGAGCATACCGGATCCGTCGAGAGGGAGCGGGCCGGGCGCGGTGTTTCGCTCACGCCGGGGGAAACGGCCGAGCACGTGCGCGAGCACGTCGGCCGTCTGCGGGGGTCACAGGATCTGCAGCGGCGGTGCGCAGCGCATCTCCCAGTGATCGCCGTCGACGAACGGGCGGCAGATCTCGGAGCCGCAGTCCGCGTTGCTGCAGCACGTCGCGCGGCAGATCCCGTCGATGCACCCGCGCTCGAGGCAGTCCACGTTGGTCGTGCACGCCTCGCCCGCCGCGCGACCGCTCGACTCGAAGCACGCCTGAGTGAAGTCGGTGGTGTCGGTGAAGCGCGCGGTGAGGCAGCCCATCTGGACGGTCTCGCCGGAGAGCGCGGAGTCGTCGGACTGGTTCCAGCCGTCCTCGAAGCGCCGGCAGTCCGAGAGCGTGCGACACGCGCCGCTGCAGGGCCCCGACTCGACGGTGCGGAACTCCGCCCAGCTCCAGAACTCGTGGCCGAACAGGCAGATCCCCGACTCGCACTGCGAGTTGGCGCGGCACGCGCCGGCGTCGCGTCGTGCCGTGTTCCCGGCGCACACGAATCCGAAGCGGAGGCGATCGTACGCGTCGTACTCGAAGGGCAGGCACTGCGAGGGCTCGCACGCGATCGCGTCCGAGCAGGTTCGCTCCTCCGCGGTCGGCGCGCCGAGGCTCCCTTGCGAGAGCAGCTCGCGATCGACGCAGCCGCGCGCGCCGGTGCCCGGCGCCCAGCACGCCTGTCCCACCGGACAGTCGCGATCGTCGCAGCACGCGCGCGTGCAGATGCGGCGGGTGTTCGCGCCGAGCCCGACCTCGAGCGAGAGCGCCTCGCGCGCGGGCATGCACACGCGATCGGCGCACTGCGCGTCGGTCTCGCAAGCGGCTCCGGGCGGCAGCGGCTCGACGCACGCGCGGGTGACGGGATCGCAGACCTGGCCGGGCGTGCACCCGGTGCGCTGGCAGTCGCCGGGGACGCAGTCGCCGTCGGCGCACTGGAATCCGTCGGGGCAGCGGAATTCGGGGTACGTGCACAGCGGGTCCACGCACGCGCCCTGGCTGCGGCTGCAGCGCTGCGGCGCGGTGCAGTTCGCGGCCTCGATCAGATCGACGTCGGTGCCGTCGCACTGGTTGTCGCGGCCGTCGCAGACCTCGTCGGGCGCGGCGATCCCGCGCGACGGATCGGCCGGGTGGACCGCGGCGTCCTCGTCGTCGCAGTCGGCGAGCGCGGCGTTGCCGCCGCCACACCACGTGAACCCGTCGGCGTCGCGATCGCTCTCCGGGCCCTCGTCCACACGCCCGTCGAGGTCGTCGTCGGTGCCGTTGCAGACCTCGCGCGATCGACAGAAGCCCTCGACGCACGCCCGGCCGAGCTCGAGGCAGGGATCGCTCCCGTCGCCGCGCAGCGTGCAGGGCACGTCGTCGGGCGCGCCGGGGCTCAGCGCCGAGCACCCTACCGCGATCGTCGCGATCATGATCGCCGCCGCGCCGCGCATCAGAACGCACCTCGGACGGCGAGGCCGCCGCCGCCGCGCGGATCGGCGGAGACGTCGACGCGCAGCGCCGCGGAGCTCGGATAGAGCTCGACGGTGCGCTCGCGCAGGAGCCACAGCAGACCGGCGGTGAGCAACGCGGCGCCGCCGACCGCGCCGACGATGTCGGTGGTGAGCGCGAGCGTGTCGACGGTCTCGAACCGCGCGTCGCGATCCACGAGCTCGCCGTCGGCGCCGATGCGGAACTGCGTGGCGTCGTCGCGCATGAGCACCGTCGTCACCGCGAGCGCGGCCGCGCCGAGCGTGATCACGGCGCCCGCGGTCAGCGTCGCCCAGAAGAGCTCGTCGTCGACGCCGCGCTGCGAGACGTAGATCGGGCGCTCGTAGATCTCCTCGTCGGGGCGCACGTAGGTGCGCGCGCCGCGGAGGCGCTGGACCGCGGCCTCGGTGCGCTCGCGCTCGGCCGAGTCGTCGGGCGGGATCACCCGCAGGTAGCGCTCGTACGTGGAGATGGCGCGATCGTGCTCGCCCCAGAGCTCGTACACGCGGCCGAGGTTGTAGAGGAGCGTCGGCGAGCCGGGATCGAGGGCGAGCGCGCGCTCGAGATCGGTCGCGGCTGCCTCGTAGCGACCGTGCTGGTAGTGCTCGCGCGCGCGCTGGAAGAGCTCGACGGCCTCGCGCGGTGCGTCGTCGCGTGGAGGTGCGACCGAGGTGCCGAGGTCGGTGCCCGGGTCCTCCTGGGCGTGTGCGCGACGTGGCCCGACCGTCATCGGTGCGAGCACGAGCAGGGCCGAGAGCGCGGCCACGCGGGTTCGTCGGCACCCCCGGAGCGGGTCCATCCGCAGGCACGTTACCCGATCCCCGAGCGAGGGCGCCAGGTGCCGCGCGGGTCGCCTGGCGCGGAGGTCCGGCGCCGAGCCAAAGAAGGCGGGAGATGGACGACTCGGCCGGCCTGGTGGCGGTGATCGCGATCGCGCTGGCCTACGGAGGCGCGGCGTCGGCGGCGATCTCGGTCGCCGCGCGACGGCACCGGCTGCGGGTCGATCGGGCGATCGTGCGGCGCGGCATCGCGGTGACCGCGGCGCTCGTGACCGCGCCCGGGCTGCTCTGTGCGCTCTTCGGGATGCTGATCGAAGCGCGCGGCGAGCTGGTGCAGGTGGCGGTCGGGCTGTGCGTGCCGGGCGTGCTGCTCGCGTCGCTCGGGATCGCGCGGACCGTCGCGGGCGCGACGAGGAACGCGCGCGATCGCGGGTGGGTGCTGCGAGGCGGCGACCCCGCGGCAGTGCTGCCGCGGATGCGGGCTCGCGCGCGCGCGAGCGTGGAGGCGACGACGCCGGGGGCGCGCGAGGATCATGCGCGCGACGTGATCGGCGACGTGAGCGCGCTCGTGGTGATGGGACACGTCGACGACGCGATCCCGCTGCTCGGCGCGGTCGGGCGCGAGCCGATCGCGGCGCTGGCGACCCACGTCGCCGCGCTGCGCGCGCTGATCCACCTCGAGCAGGACGCGCCCGACGCGGCGCAGCACGTGATCGAGCGTGCTCCGAGCGGACGCGAGCGCGACGCGGACGAGCTCGCGGCGTGCGTGCGCGCGCTGATCGAGGGTGCGGCAGGGCGCTGGATCGACGCCGAGGCGAAGCTCCCGCCCGAGCCGCCCGCGCACGGGATCCCGGCGGTGCTCGATGCGCTCGTGCGCGCGCATGCGGCCGCGCTCCGCGAGCGGCCGGACGAGGCGCTGCGCTGGGTCATCCGGGTGCGCCCCGAAGCCGCGCGGCGACGGCTGCTCGAGCGGTGGTCCGGGCCGGCGCGCCACGTCGTCCTCGGCGTCGGTCCCTACGGGCGTTGATCGCGAGGCGGGGACGCGCGCCCACGGGCTGCGCGCGAGCGGTCGCGTGACGATGGCGCAGGGAGAGTGCTGCCCGACATCCTCCTGGTCGAGGTCGCCGCGATCGTCGCGCTGCTGATCGCGGCGGAGGCGAGCTTCGCGTGGGGACGCCGGCGCGCGGATCGCGTCGACGAGAAGGGGCGGAGCGCGCTCGGCACGATGCAGACCGCGACGCTCGCGCTGCTCGGTCTGCTGCTCGCGTTCGCGACGTCGATGGCCGAGGCGCGCTTCTCGGGCCGCCGCGCGCTCATCCTCGCGGAGTCCAACGCGATCGGGACCGCATACCTGCGGTCGAAGTGGCTCCCCGAGCCCCACGCGAGCGAGCTCGCCCGGCTCCTCCGCGAGTACGTCCGCGCGCGCATCGAGCTCTACGAAGCGGGCTCCGATCTCTCGCTCGACGAGCGCGCCAACGATCGCGCCGCCTCGCTGCACCAGCAGATGTGGGATCACACGGTCGACGTGATGCGCGCCGATCCGCGCTCGGTCGCGACGGGGCGCTTCGTCGAGTCGCTCAACGAGGTGATCGATCTCGAGGCGGCGCGCTGGATCGCGGCGCGCGCGCACGTGCCGGTGTCGATCCCGATCATGGTCCTCGCCGTGGCGCTGGTCGCGATCGCGGTGACCGGGTTCTTGTGCGGGGTCGAGAGGAAGCGGAGCGCCGTCGCGCTCACGGTCGTGCCGCTCCTGATCGGGATGACGTTCGCGATGATGCTCGACCTCGACTCGCCGCGCGTGGGGCTCGTGCGCGCGGGGCAGGGCCCGATGCTGCGCCTCGAGCGCATGCTCGCGGCCGACGCGGCGCGCTGAGCGATCACGCGCGTCTCGTGCTCTGCACGAAGCGGGCGTGCGCGCGCTCGTCCCATGCGCGTCGCTCGGCGCGCATCTCGAAGAGCGGCACGTCGAGCACCTCGAGCCGCTCCTCGCCGCGCGGGATCACGACGCGCGCAGCGCTCTTGTCGGGCGATGTCGCGAGCGAGCCACCGAACGCGGCGAAATTGCAGAAGAGCGTGCACGCGTAGAGCGCGCGGCGCGCCTCGGCGTGCGCGGTCTCGAAGTCCGAGGTGACCGCGGTGAACGCGGGGTTGATCAGCAGATCGAGCGGAGGCTCGGTGTTCTTCAGCGCGACGCGCAGATCGAGATCGAGGAAGTCGCGGCACACCGCGATCGCCACGCGACCGATCCGCGTCGACGCGACGACGAAGAGCGGCTGCAGCGGGATGTCGATCGGCTCCTCCACGACCGCGCCACCCATCCGCATGATCGCGGGCACGTGCTTGCGCTGTCGCCAGAGCTCGCCCTCGGGGCCGATCACGACGCACACGTTCGTGCGCGTCGCTTCGTCGTGGTGCCCGCCGGAGACGATCGTCACGCCGTGCGCGCGGGCGAGCTCGTGCACCTCCGCGGCGATCGCGTCGTGTCCGAGGTCGACGCTCATCTCGGGGAACACGACGATGCGCGCGCCGCGCTCGGCCGCCCGCGCGACGTACGACGCGAGCTTCGCGCGCACCGCGTCGACCCGCTCGGGCGCGAGGCGGTAGAGCCCGCTCGCGCCCGGCTGCGGCATGTCCGCGGGCTCGCCGATCTGCGCGAGCGCGACGCGGAACGCGCTCTCCTCGGGGCCGCGGCTCACGCGGTAGTGGAGCACGCGGAACTCGCGCCACGTCTCGCTCGGTGCGTCGCGCGTCGCGGGGGGCGGCTCGCTGGGGCGCGCGGCCGGACGACGCTCGAGGAAGTCCTCGAGGAGCTGCGCGATGGTCGGCCAGTCGCCGAGCCACGGAAAGTGCACGTCGCCCTCGAGCATCACGAGCCGCGCGCCGTCGATCTCCGACGCGAGCTCGATCGAGAGGCGGCTCGCGATCGCGTGATCGTGGCGCCGCGCGACGACGAGCGTGGGCGCGCGCACGTCGCGCAGGCGATCGCGCACGTCGAGCTCGAAGCACATCGCGAGCAGGCGCGCGGCGGTCTCGCGATCGGCGGACTCGCGCTGGAAGCGCACGAGGTTGTCGAAGAACGCGGGGTCGGGCGCGTTGGGCACGAAGATCGACGCGAGGGTGCGCGAGCCGAGCCCCCAGCTCGCGCGCACGAGCGCGTCGAGCGAGCGCTGCACGTCGACGCGCGCGACGTCGGCGCCGCGCGCGAACGTCCCGTACAGCGCGAGCCGGGACACGCGCTCGGGGCGCGTCGCGGCGTACGCGAGCGCGATCGCACCGCCGTGCGACGAGCCGAACATCGCGACGGGCCCGTCGGTGACCCGCGCGATCACGGCGTCGAGATCCTCGAGCTCTCCCTCGAGCTCGAAGTCGTCGCGCGCGCGCTGCGAGAGCCCGACCCCGCGCCGATCGTAGAAGACGAGCTGGAACGAGCGCGCGAGCCGCGCGTAGAGATCGTGCATTCCGAGGTAGTGCCACTGCAGCTCGAGGTGACTGAGCCAGCCGGGCACGACGACGAGCACCGGACCTTCTCCCCACGTCGCGTACGCGATGCGCGCGCCGCCGTGCCCGCGACAGAATGCGATGCTCGGCTCACCCATCGCCCGTTTCGCGCTGCAACGACGCGGCCAGCGCGACGGATCGCCGCTCGACGTGCACCTCGAGGGGAGCCGCGCCGCGGTCCGCGGTCCACGCGTGACGCGGCGCCACTCGGGCTCAGCGCGCGCGAGAGAGACCGTCGAGCAGCAGCTCGAGCCCCTCGCGGAATTCGCGCTCGGGATCGCTCTCGCGCGCAGCCTCCGCGATGTCGACGAGCCCCGGATAGCGATCGCGCGGCAGCGATCGGAAGCGCTCGATCACCTCGTCCGCGGGCTCGCCCGCGCTCGTCGCGAGCGGTCCCGCGAGCTCGCCCTGCGCGAAGCCCATGATCAGCGCGGTGATCGCGCGGAACGCGACGAGCAGCGCGTGCCCCGAGCGTCCGCTGCGCGCGAGCGCGGCGAGCATGGCCTCGCCGAAGTCCGCGACGATCGGCGATCGCGAGCGACGCGTCAGCACGAGCGGGACCACGCGCGGGTGCGCGCGCAATGCGCGCCACACGGTGAGCGCGAGCTCGCGCGCGTCCTCGCGCCAGTCGTCGC includes:
- a CDS encoding CapA family protein: MLRRGSWIAFLIASSLACWASAQSRSAARAVTIGGSGDLLLHLRVIASAGYAEHGWDSVLGALGSIVTPDEIAFANLETPLSMERPPETGSPPILGAPPEAAPALARAGIDVLSVANNHAYDQRATGLARTIAAVRGAGMGAIGAGPTMDDALAAHVIERGGLRVAFVALTDHINSGPGSEAPVSVIARWEDDEVVAAALERARRDADLLVVSVHWSHDFFDHPSSGQRRRARFLVEHGADLILAHGPHVLHDVERLPSPRGDALCAYSLGNLLSNQGMRYRVTRPHVEGAHPATMLPGTRDGVWLRTRIEVQDGRVRIPQVEGVPLYTFNNYFARVARQTRQEEIRIARLRDVDDEPLRDERRRAIASALGPVVTLLE
- a CDS encoding serine/threonine-protein kinase, producing the protein MRICPTCKSAYPTRGTQSTCPRDGTPLVDAAQFAAERSDPLIGATLAGRFRIVARVGTGGMGTVYRAEQAGLSRQVALKVLKRELVIERETVARFHREAKAMSMLLHPNTVRVFDFGEDPATGHLFLAMELLEGELLTARLDREGVLDVREAISFVQEILRSLHEAHSKGIVHRDLKPDNIFLARIEGHAIPVVKVLDFGIAKVWREEGKIDQLETQAGTVFGTPRYMSPEQAQGKALDPRSDLYSVGVLLFQLLTGRPPFVDEDAVVVMAKHIRDRPESPRRAAPDRPIPSSLERVVLRAMEKDPEDRYASADEFERALGAVLADVDAAKAALESGRRPMFVPRVADLPRVPLAIGAGVVAVAMVVAVVMVASAGSGAPPIERATELAVIETGTVEPAAPSTPPPAAIAVTPTTTRHVVVDSEPPGAEVWRDGSRVGTTPHALDVGASEHGTLELRLDGHESATVELASAASTQTVTLVPQRRVARRSGSERPRAPRETVDPEPTTTPATSTTVSAPPPRPQRDPYERFD
- a CDS encoding putative metal-binding motif-containing protein; protein product: MRGAAAIMIATIAVGCSALSPGAPDDVPCTLRGDGSDPCLELGRACVEGFCRSREVCNGTDDDLDGRVDEGPESDRDADGFTWCGGGNAALADCDDEDAAVHPADPSRGIAAPDEVCDGRDNQCDGTDVDLIEAANCTAPQRCSRSQGACVDPLCTYPEFRCPDGFQCADGDCVPGDCQRTGCTPGQVCDPVTRACVEPLPPGAACETDAQCADRVCMPAREALSLEVGLGANTRRICTRACCDDRDCPVGQACWAPGTGARGCVDRELLSQGSLGAPTAEERTCSDAIACEPSQCLPFEYDAYDRLRFGFVCAGNTARRDAGACRANSQCESGICLFGHEFWSWAEFRTVESGPCSGACRTLSDCRRFEDGWNQSDDSALSGETVQMGCLTARFTDTTDFTQACFESSGRAAGEACTTNVDCLERGCIDGICRATCCSNADCGSEICRPFVDGDHWEMRCAPPLQIL
- a CDS encoding tetratricopeptide repeat protein, which gives rise to MAALSALLVLAPMTVGPRRAHAQEDPGTDLGTSVAPPRDDAPREAVELFQRAREHYQHGRYEAAATDLERALALDPGSPTLLYNLGRVYELWGEHDRAISTYERYLRVIPPDDSAERERTEAAVQRLRGARTYVRPDEEIYERPIYVSQRGVDDELFWATLTAGAVITLGAAALAVTTVLMRDDATQFRIGADGELVDRDARFETVDTLALTTDIVGAVGGAALLTAGLLWLLRERTVELYPSSAALRVDVSADPRGGGGLAVRGAF
- a CDS encoding alpha/beta fold hydrolase — protein: MGEPSIAFCRGHGGARIAYATWGEGPVLVVVPGWLSHLELQWHYLGMHDLYARLARSFQLVFYDRRGVGLSQRARDDFELEGELEDLDAVIARVTDGPVAMFGSSHGGAIALAYAATRPERVSRLALYGTFARGADVARVDVQRSLDALVRASWGLGSRTLASIFVPNAPDPAFFDNLVRFQRESADRETAARLLAMCFELDVRDRLRDVRAPTLVVARRHDHAIASRLSIELASEIDGARLVMLEGDVHFPWLGDWPTIAQLLEDFLERRPAARPSEPPPATRDAPSETWREFRVLHYRVSRGPEESAFRVALAQIGEPADMPQPGASGLYRLAPERVDAVRAKLASYVARAAERGARIVVFPEMSVDLGHDAIAAEVHELARAHGVTIVSGGHHDEATRTNVCVVIGPEGELWRQRKHVPAIMRMGGAVVEEPIDIPLQPLFVVASTRIGRVAIAVCRDFLDLDLRVALKNTEPPLDLLINPAFTAVTSDFETAHAEARRALYACTLFCNFAAFGGSLATSPDKSAARVVIPRGEERLEVLDVPLFEMRAERRAWDERAHARFVQSTRRA
- a CDS encoding TetR/AcrR family transcriptional regulator, producing the protein MGRPPKFSRARLQEAALALVDEHGLEGLSMRALASALGTGPMTLYNHVANREDLEVLVVEAVLAQAQWSRGCSDDWREDARELALTVWRALRAHPRVVPLVLTRRSRSPIVADFGEAMLAALARSGRSGHALLVAFRAITALIMGFAQGELAGPLATSAGEPADEVIERFRSLPRDRYPGLVDIAEAARESDPEREFREGLELLLDGLSRAR